One region of Streptomyces davaonensis JCM 4913 genomic DNA includes:
- a CDS encoding 3'-5' exonuclease, protein MGWHRELLIGFDLETTGTDPSEARIVTGAVIEVRAGQTLGRREWLADPGVEIPADAVAVHGISNERAAAEGRPADRVADAIADVLAGYWKTGVPVVAYNAAFDLSLLSAELRRHGLPSLRERLGGHDPAPVIDPYTIDRWADRYRRGKRNLEAVCAEYGVRLDSAHDASADALAAARLACAIADRHPKIAALGPAELHRRQIEWYAEWAADFQSFLRRKGESDAVIDGTWPVREPADETV, encoded by the coding sequence ATGGGCTGGCACCGTGAGCTGCTGATCGGATTCGACCTGGAGACGACCGGGACGGATCCGAGCGAGGCGCGCATCGTCACCGGAGCCGTGATAGAGGTCAGGGCCGGACAGACGCTGGGGCGCCGGGAGTGGCTGGCGGATCCCGGCGTGGAGATTCCGGCGGACGCGGTGGCCGTGCACGGCATCAGCAACGAACGCGCGGCCGCCGAGGGCCGCCCCGCGGACCGGGTGGCGGACGCCATCGCGGACGTCCTGGCGGGGTACTGGAAGACGGGGGTGCCGGTCGTCGCGTACAACGCCGCGTTCGACCTGAGCCTGCTCTCCGCCGAACTGCGGCGCCACGGACTGCCCTCGCTGCGCGAGCGGCTCGGCGGCCATGACCCGGCGCCCGTCATCGACCCGTACACCATCGACCGCTGGGCCGACCGCTACCGCCGCGGCAAGCGGAACCTGGAGGCGGTCTGCGCGGAGTACGGCGTCCGGCTCGACTCCGCCCACGACGCCTCGGCCGACGCCCTCGCCGCGGCCCGGCTCGCCTGCGCCATAGCCGACCGCCACCCCAAGATCGCGGCCCTCGGCCCGGCGGAGCTGCACCGCCGCCAGATCGAGTGGTACGCCGAGTGGGCGGCGGACTTCCAGAGCTTCCTGCGCCGCAAGGGCGAGTCGGACGCGGTGATCGACGGCACGTGGCCCGTCCGGGAACCGGCGGACGAGACGGTCTGA
- the treY gene encoding malto-oligosyltrehalose synthase, with amino-acid sequence MTPERPDPVAPTATYRLQLQPEFPFAAAAEAVPYLASLGVSHLHLSPVLEAVPGSTHGYDVVDHARVREELGGEDGLRALSRTAREHGLGLIVDIVPNHMAMTPRHNHALWEVLREGPKSPYARWFDIDWEAQGGQVLLPVLGGPLGQELGRLEVDGDVLRYYDQTFPLREGTGDLPLPRLLDAQWYRPAWWRLARTELNYRRFFSISELIGVRVEDPEVFEATHDKILSLLHEGVLDGLRIDHPDGLADPDGYLRRLYEATGGRWTVVEKILSDGERLPAAWPVAGTTGYDALRQIDGLFTDPAGFGELLGHYRRFAAPQTDRGGQWEATVRRAAYKVVTHELAAETERLTRVAERVCATSPEPALRDRAPWALRTALQELLVRMEVYRPYASGDPATVLTEEAAAEARLAFVVPEEAGAVDVVRDLLLGRLGEGPEHAEFRARFAQTASALRAKSVEDTAFYRYVPLLSATEVGGNPGSPAVPPEDFHAYCARVQRDWPATGVVVSTHDTKRSADVRAALAVLTECPEWWADVLAEVTRTGEGVPDAQLAWAAWQTVFGLGPSDPERVQGALLKHVRESGLFTSWTEQEPPYEDAVAAFVAAGPCGPPGAHVAALRERLEPYIRANLLGTALLHLTMPGVPDVYQGTESEYRALVDPDNRRPAKFPPADAGEKNTVTAAALRLRARRPAAFGDAATYAPLVAEGPAAAHCVAFARSDEVVTAVTRLSLRLAEAGGWRETRLPLPPGRWVDVLTPEREFTGHARVEELFGELPVVLLERG; translated from the coding sequence ATGACACCTGAGCGACCTGACCCGGTGGCGCCCACGGCCACGTACCGGCTGCAATTGCAGCCCGAGTTCCCGTTCGCGGCCGCGGCCGAGGCGGTGCCGTACCTGGCCTCGCTCGGCGTCTCGCATCTGCATCTGTCCCCCGTGCTGGAGGCGGTGCCGGGCTCCACGCACGGCTACGACGTCGTCGACCACGCGCGGGTGCGCGAGGAACTGGGCGGCGAGGACGGCCTGCGCGCGCTGTCCCGCACCGCGCGGGAGCACGGGCTCGGCCTGATCGTGGACATCGTCCCGAACCACATGGCCATGACGCCGCGGCACAACCACGCCCTGTGGGAGGTGCTGCGCGAGGGCCCCAAGTCGCCGTACGCGCGCTGGTTCGACATCGACTGGGAGGCGCAGGGCGGGCAGGTGCTGCTGCCGGTGCTCGGCGGGCCGCTCGGGCAGGAACTGGGCCGCCTGGAGGTCGACGGCGACGTACTGCGCTACTACGACCAGACCTTCCCGCTGCGCGAGGGCACCGGGGACCTGCCGCTGCCGCGACTGCTGGACGCCCAGTGGTACCGGCCCGCGTGGTGGCGGCTGGCCCGGACCGAGCTGAACTACCGCCGGTTCTTCAGCATCTCGGAGCTGATCGGGGTGCGGGTGGAGGACCCGGAGGTGTTCGAGGCCACCCACGACAAGATCCTGTCGCTGCTCCACGAGGGCGTGCTCGACGGGCTGCGCATCGACCATCCCGACGGGCTCGCCGACCCCGACGGGTATCTGCGGCGGCTGTACGAGGCGACCGGGGGCCGCTGGACGGTCGTGGAGAAGATCCTCTCGGACGGCGAGCGGCTGCCCGCCGCCTGGCCCGTCGCCGGCACCACCGGCTACGACGCCCTGCGGCAGATCGACGGACTGTTCACGGACCCGGCCGGGTTCGGGGAACTCCTCGGACACTACCGCCGGTTCGCGGCCCCGCAGACCGATCGGGGCGGGCAGTGGGAGGCGACCGTGCGGCGGGCCGCGTACAAGGTCGTCACGCATGAGCTGGCCGCGGAGACCGAGCGGCTGACCCGGGTGGCGGAGCGGGTGTGCGCCACCTCGCCGGAGCCCGCGCTGCGCGACCGTGCGCCCTGGGCGCTGCGCACCGCGCTCCAGGAGCTCCTGGTCCGCATGGAGGTCTACCGGCCCTACGCCAGTGGTGACCCGGCCACTGTCCTCACCGAGGAGGCCGCCGCCGAGGCGCGGCTCGCCTTCGTCGTCCCGGAGGAGGCCGGCGCCGTCGACGTCGTACGCGATCTGCTGCTCGGACGCCTGGGTGAGGGGCCCGAGCACGCCGAGTTCCGTGCCCGGTTCGCGCAGACGGCGTCGGCGCTGCGGGCCAAGTCCGTGGAGGACACGGCCTTCTACCGCTATGTGCCGCTGCTGTCGGCGACTGAGGTGGGCGGCAATCCGGGGAGTCCCGCGGTGCCCCCGGAGGACTTCCACGCCTACTGCGCGCGCGTACAGCGCGACTGGCCGGCGACGGGGGTCGTCGTGTCGACGCACGACACCAAGCGCAGCGCCGATGTGCGGGCCGCGCTGGCGGTGCTCACCGAGTGCCCCGAGTGGTGGGCGGACGTGCTGGCCGAGGTGACCCGCACCGGCGAGGGCGTGCCCGACGCGCAACTGGCGTGGGCGGCCTGGCAGACCGTGTTCGGGCTCGGCCCCTCGGACCCGGAGCGGGTGCAGGGGGCACTGCTGAAGCATGTGCGGGAGTCGGGGCTGTTCACGAGCTGGACGGAGCAGGAACCGCCGTACGAGGACGCGGTGGCGGCCTTCGTCGCGGCGGGGCCCTGCGGTCCGCCGGGGGCGCACGTGGCCGCCCTGCGCGAGCGGCTGGAGCCGTACATCCGGGCGAATCTGCTGGGCACGGCCCTGCTCCACCTGACGATGCCGGGCGTGCCGGACGTGTACCAGGGCACGGAGAGCGAGTACCGGGCGCTGGTGGACCCGGACAACCGGCGGCCCGCGAAGTTCCCGCCCGCGGACGCGGGGGAGAAGAACACGGTGACCGCGGCGGCCCTGCGGCTGCGCGCCCGCCGCCCCGCCGCCTTCGGGGACGCGGCGACGTACGCCCCGCTCGTCGCGGAGGGTCCGGCGGCCGCCCACTGTGTCGCCTTCGCGCGCTCGGACGAGGTCGTCACGGCGGTGACCCGGCTGTCGCTGCGGCTCGCGGAGGCGGGCGGCTGGCGGGAGACCCGGCTGCCGCTGCCGCCGGGGCGCTGGGTCGACGTACTGACTCCGGAACGGGAGTTCACCGGGCACGCACGCGTGGAGGAGCTGTTCGGAGAGCTTCCGGTGGTGTTGCTGGAGCGGGGGTGA
- a CDS encoding DMT family transporter — protein MSDVRRTDAVLLLVAIVWGSSYLSAQTATAALPVLLVLFARYALSALACLGLCLSRRGARRWTREELRAGVPLGLTQAAVLIVETYGVAHTTAANAGLIISLTIVLTPLLDRAGRSGGLPPAFYAATGVCVLAVGLLMSGNGFHAPRLGDLLMLGAAVVRAGHVVLVGRLTVGRAIRPLHLTTVQTLVGTVLFLPAAGADLPTLVRADAATWTQLVYLALFCSVFAFLAQTWAVQRSSASRASLLLGTEPLWAVAVGIALGGERLTVLTGVGAALMLTGTYWGQAVERAHRTEQRTEKDLTCPSTTRTSTTPTSV, from the coding sequence GTGTCCGACGTCCGCCGTACCGATGCGGTACTCCTGCTGGTCGCGATCGTCTGGGGATCCAGCTACCTCTCCGCCCAGACCGCCACCGCCGCCCTGCCCGTCCTGCTGGTGCTGTTCGCCCGCTACGCCCTGTCCGCGCTCGCCTGTCTCGGCCTCTGCCTCTCCCGCCGGGGAGCGCGCCGCTGGACCCGGGAGGAACTGCGCGCCGGGGTGCCGCTGGGGCTGACCCAGGCGGCGGTGCTGATCGTGGAGACGTACGGCGTCGCCCACACCACCGCCGCCAACGCCGGGCTCATCATCAGCCTGACCATCGTGCTCACCCCGCTCCTCGACCGCGCCGGCCGCTCCGGCGGACTCCCGCCCGCCTTCTACGCCGCCACCGGCGTGTGTGTCCTCGCCGTCGGCCTGCTGATGTCGGGCAACGGCTTCCACGCGCCGCGCCTCGGCGATCTGCTGATGCTCGGCGCGGCGGTGGTGCGGGCCGGGCATGTGGTCCTGGTCGGGCGGCTCACCGTCGGCCGGGCGATCCGTCCGCTGCATCTGACGACGGTGCAGACCCTCGTCGGGACCGTCCTCTTCCTTCCGGCGGCCGGGGCCGACCTGCCGACCCTCGTCCGGGCCGACGCCGCCACCTGGACGCAGCTGGTGTATCTCGCCCTGTTCTGCAGCGTGTTCGCCTTCCTGGCGCAGACCTGGGCCGTGCAGCGCAGCTCCGCAAGCCGGGCCAGCCTGCTGCTGGGCACCGAGCCGCTGTGGGCGGTCGCGGTGGGCATCGCCCTCGGCGGTGAGCGTCTCACCGTGCTCACCGGCGTCGGCGCCGCGCTGATGCTCACCGGCACGTACTGGGGGCAGGCGGTGGAGCGCGCCCACCGAACGGAACAGCGAACCGAAAAGGACCTCACATGCCCGAGCACGACACGCACGAGCACGACACCTACGAGCGTCTGA
- the glgX gene encoding glycogen debranching protein GlgX has product MQVWPGEAYPLGATYDGAGTNFAVFTESADRVELCLLHDDGSETAVELRESDAFVRHAYVPGVMPGQRYGFRAHGPYAPERGLRCNSAKLLLDPYAKAVSGSIHWGEEVYGYHFGAPDERNDLDSAPHTMSSVVVNPYFDWGDDRRPRTGYHHTVIYEAHVKGLTMRHPGLPEELRGTYAALAHPAVIEHLTELGVTALELMPVHQFVNDHRLVDMGLNNYWGYNTIGFFAPHNAYASWGDRGQQVLEFKSAVKALHEAGIEVILDVVYNHTAEGNHLGPTLSFRGLDNLSYYRLTGDRRYYMDTTGTGNSLLMRSPHVLQLIMDSLRYWVTEMHVDGFRFDLAATLARQFHEVDRLSSFFDLVQQDPVVSQVKLIAEPWDVGEGGYQVGNFPPLWTEWNGKYRDTVRDLWRGEPRALAEFASRLTGSSDLYQDDGRRPLASINFVTCHDGFTLHDLVSYNHKHNQANGEDNRDGESHNRSWNCGAEGETDDPAVLELRSRQIRNFIATLMLSQGVPMISHGDEFARTQRGNNNAYCQDSELAWLKWPDPAREDDAALLDFTRAMVWLRRDHPVFRRRRFFHGRPVEGTHDDLSDIAWFTPEGKEMAQRDWNSAQASALTVFLNGNAISEPGSRGQRISDDSFLLMFNAAPKTLDFVVPVNHGRQWQVVVDTARVEGVPTGSGPKVQAGDRLTLVDRSMVVLQRPV; this is encoded by the coding sequence ATGCAGGTCTGGCCTGGAGAGGCGTATCCACTCGGTGCCACCTACGACGGCGCCGGCACGAATTTCGCGGTCTTCACGGAGTCCGCGGACCGAGTAGAGCTGTGTCTGCTGCACGACGACGGCTCGGAGACGGCGGTGGAACTGCGGGAGAGCGACGCGTTCGTCCGGCACGCGTACGTGCCGGGTGTGATGCCGGGGCAGCGGTACGGCTTCCGGGCGCACGGGCCGTACGCCCCCGAGCGCGGGCTGCGCTGCAACTCCGCGAAGCTGCTGCTCGACCCGTACGCCAAGGCGGTCAGCGGTTCGATCCACTGGGGCGAGGAGGTGTACGGCTATCACTTCGGCGCGCCCGACGAGCGCAACGACCTGGACTCGGCGCCGCACACCATGTCGTCGGTCGTGGTCAACCCCTACTTCGACTGGGGCGACGACCGGCGCCCGCGCACCGGGTACCACCACACGGTGATCTACGAGGCCCATGTGAAGGGCCTGACCATGCGTCACCCGGGGCTGCCGGAGGAGCTGCGCGGCACCTACGCGGCGCTCGCGCACCCGGCGGTCATCGAGCATCTGACCGAACTGGGGGTGACGGCGCTGGAGCTGATGCCCGTCCACCAGTTCGTGAACGATCACCGTCTGGTGGACATGGGCCTGAACAACTACTGGGGCTACAACACCATCGGCTTCTTCGCCCCGCACAACGCCTACGCCTCCTGGGGCGACCGCGGCCAGCAGGTCCTGGAGTTCAAGTCGGCGGTCAAGGCGCTGCACGAGGCCGGGATCGAGGTGATCCTGGACGTCGTCTACAACCACACCGCCGAGGGCAACCATCTGGGCCCGACGCTGTCCTTCCGGGGCCTGGACAACCTCTCCTACTACCGCCTCACCGGCGACCGCCGCTATTACATGGACACCACGGGCACCGGGAACTCCCTGCTCATGCGGTCCCCGCACGTCCTTCAGCTGATCATGGACTCGCTGCGGTACTGGGTCACCGAGATGCATGTCGACGGATTCCGCTTCGATCTCGCCGCGACCCTGGCTCGCCAGTTCCACGAGGTGGACCGGCTGTCGTCGTTCTTCGACCTGGTGCAGCAGGACCCGGTGGTCTCCCAGGTGAAGCTGATCGCCGAGCCGTGGGACGTGGGCGAGGGCGGCTATCAGGTGGGCAACTTCCCGCCGCTGTGGACGGAGTGGAACGGCAAGTACCGCGACACCGTACGGGACCTGTGGCGGGGCGAGCCGCGCGCGCTGGCGGAGTTCGCCTCCCGGCTGACCGGCTCCTCCGACCTGTACCAGGACGACGGACGGCGGCCGCTGGCCTCCATCAACTTCGTCACCTGCCACGACGGCTTCACCCTGCACGACCTGGTGTCGTACAACCACAAGCACAACCAGGCCAACGGCGAGGACAACCGGGACGGCGAGAGCCACAACCGGTCCTGGAACTGCGGCGCGGAGGGCGAGACCGACGATCCCGCCGTGCTGGAGCTGCGGTCCCGCCAGATCCGTAACTTCATCGCGACGCTGATGCTGTCCCAGGGCGTGCCGATGATCAGTCACGGCGACGAGTTCGCGCGCACCCAGCGGGGCAACAACAACGCCTACTGCCAGGACAGCGAGCTGGCCTGGCTGAAGTGGCCGGACCCCGCGCGGGAGGACGACGCCGCGCTGCTGGACTTCACGCGCGCGATGGTGTGGCTGCGCCGGGACCATCCCGTCTTCCGGCGACGCCGCTTCTTCCACGGGCGGCCGGTGGAGGGCACCCACGACGACCTGTCGGACATCGCCTGGTTCACTCCCGAGGGCAAGGAGATGGCGCAGCGGGACTGGAACTCCGCGCAGGCGTCCGCGCTGACGGTGTTCCTCAACGGCAACGCGATCTCCGAACCCGGCTCGCGGGGGCAGCGCATCAGCGACGACTCGTTCCTGCTCATGTTCAACGCGGCTCCGAAGACCCTGGACTTCGTGGTGCCGGTCAACCACGGCCGCCAGTGGCAGGTGGTGGTCGACACCGCACGCGTGGAGGGCGTACCGACGGGCAGCGGGCCGAAGGTGCAGGCCGGGGATCGGCTGACGCTGGTGGACCGGAGCATGGTGGTGCTCCAGCGGCCGGTCTAG
- a CDS encoding YbaK/EbsC family protein, which translates to MPEHDTHEHDTYERLIALLDSSRIDYRLLDHEPEGATEAVCALRGHPASQAAKCIVLRVKVDRRTTRHVLAVVPGDRRVDLDAVRDLYAARYVGFSDPETAERLARSVPGTVLPFSFDPALEVVADPEVVAQPKLYFNAARLDRSLCLSGADYARLAKPRVERVAAATADVTPHH; encoded by the coding sequence ATGCCCGAGCACGACACGCACGAGCACGACACCTACGAGCGTCTGATCGCTCTGCTGGACAGCTCCCGCATCGACTACCGACTCCTCGACCACGAGCCCGAAGGCGCCACCGAAGCCGTCTGCGCGCTGCGCGGTCACCCCGCCTCCCAGGCCGCGAAGTGCATCGTGCTCCGGGTCAAGGTCGACCGGCGCACCACCCGGCACGTCCTCGCGGTCGTCCCCGGGGACCGCCGGGTGGACCTGGACGCCGTCCGGGACCTGTACGCGGCGCGCTACGTGGGCTTCAGCGACCCGGAGACCGCCGAGCGACTGGCCCGCTCGGTCCCCGGCACGGTCCTCCCCTTCAGCTTCGACCCCGCCCTCGAAGTCGTCGCCGACCCCGAGGTGGTGGCCCAGCCGAAGCTGTACTTCAACGCGGCCCGCCTGGACCGCTCCCTGTGCCTCTCGGGCGCCGACTACGCGCGGCTGGCAAAGCCGCGCGTGGAGCGCGTCGCGGCGGCGACGGCCGATGTCACACCCCACCACTAG
- a CDS encoding copper amine oxidase, which produces MRVNRVSRARTRTALAAFAVAGLTAGAAAGAGPATAQPKAAPAAAPDCSAAYRIEQKLSNGTTWRMCWRHEAMSGMVLEDITYQPPGESKPIKVLNSSKIAQIHVPYDDGSEEYDDVTGYYFGDGLENLAPGECPGGTIRTVKVRAPESTDTRNVKGLCTTTRARGHAYRMLNQPMEGGQKLYQKQGKDLLVYAVNKVSWYEYITEWRFSDDGTIHMNAGATGSLAPQDYDAADGRGWPIGKGPKARALSHSHNVFWKLNFALDGSSKGRIEQYDSKVSPQAPGDRAPTNKTTRTQITKEAAGDAKNMRWWRVVSATGKNKDGHPRSYELVAGPNAKYTGRAFTKHDVYFTQYNKCEQYASNNKGNCPTGHPKSVDKWVDGQALTNPVMWVNVGFHHIARDEDQQPMPVHWQGFSLAPRDVTAMNPLTPAELAGANGRLD; this is translated from the coding sequence ATGCGCGTCAACAGAGTGAGCCGTGCCCGCACGCGGACGGCCCTGGCCGCCTTCGCCGTGGCCGGCCTGACGGCGGGCGCGGCCGCGGGCGCCGGACCGGCCACCGCCCAGCCCAAGGCGGCGCCCGCCGCCGCTCCGGACTGCTCCGCGGCCTACCGCATCGAGCAGAAGCTCTCCAACGGCACGACCTGGCGCATGTGCTGGCGCCACGAGGCCATGTCCGGGATGGTCCTGGAGGACATCACCTACCAGCCGCCCGGCGAGAGCAAGCCGATCAAGGTGCTCAACAGCTCCAAGATCGCCCAGATCCACGTGCCGTACGACGACGGCTCGGAGGAGTACGACGACGTCACGGGCTACTACTTCGGCGACGGTCTGGAGAACCTGGCCCCGGGCGAGTGCCCGGGCGGCACCATCAGGACCGTCAAGGTGCGCGCGCCCGAGTCCACCGACACCCGCAACGTCAAGGGCCTGTGCACCACGACACGCGCGCGCGGGCACGCGTACCGCATGCTCAACCAGCCCATGGAAGGCGGCCAGAAGCTCTACCAGAAGCAGGGCAAGGACCTGCTCGTCTACGCCGTCAACAAGGTCAGCTGGTACGAGTACATCACCGAGTGGCGCTTCTCGGACGACGGCACCATCCACATGAACGCCGGCGCCACCGGCAGCCTGGCGCCGCAGGACTACGACGCCGCGGACGGCCGGGGCTGGCCGATAGGCAAGGGCCCCAAGGCCAGGGCCCTCAGCCACAGCCACAACGTCTTCTGGAAGCTCAACTTCGCTCTGGACGGCTCCTCCAAGGGCCGTATCGAGCAGTACGACTCGAAGGTCAGCCCGCAGGCCCCGGGCGACCGTGCGCCGACCAACAAGACCACCCGCACCCAGATCACCAAGGAAGCCGCGGGCGACGCCAAGAACATGCGCTGGTGGCGCGTGGTCAGCGCGACCGGAAAGAACAAGGACGGCCACCCCCGCTCCTACGAACTGGTCGCCGGTCCCAACGCCAAGTACACCGGCCGCGCGTTCACCAAGCACGACGTGTACTTCACGCAGTACAACAAGTGCGAGCAGTACGCCAGCAACAACAAGGGCAACTGCCCCACCGGGCACCCCAAGTCGGTCGACAAGTGGGTTGACGGCCAGGCCCTGACCAACCCCGTGATGTGGGTGAACGTGGGCTTCCACCACATCGCCCGGGACGAGGACCAGCAGCCCATGCCGGTCCACTGGCAGGGCTTCTCGCTCGCCCCGCGTGACGTCACCGCTATGAATCCGCTCACTCCAGCCGAGTTGGCCGGAGCGAACGGCCGCCTCGACTGA
- a CDS encoding SAV2148 family HEPN domain-containing protein codes for MLGGAEGGARVGSGGLELPPGDEGHEGNSTDVPPGTVPLARPMDAGAGAIGPELDWDADAWREVRTRAQRAGRAYIWLNLVEQRLRAVVAAVLRPIYEPVHGDDWVVAAAGPAGQEWVQRAVAVREVSRRKGYLLDPADDNVLSFLTLPQLRELMVQHWPCFEPYLDERRDVELALDELEVTRNVVSRNRALSEAVLGQAERASARLLDALGAGGDVPSARRLPVDAVEDLVGDRYGDVVAVHPDRVRLLRQFPAEDIFGGARRLDALGIGLNLLVQNFSGRRLVRLAESGCRVRLLFLNPASSAVKRRERELGIKRGELSRSVEMNILHMRRVRARLRDPGAFEIQVYDETPRFTAYLVDGDGSDGIAVLQSYLRRTRGMEAPVLVLRGGNRVVKSGEMDDSGLFPTYREEFEVAWADSRPVS; via the coding sequence ATGCTCGGGGGAGCGGAAGGCGGTGCGCGGGTGGGCTCGGGAGGGCTGGAGCTGCCCCCTGGTGACGAGGGTCACGAGGGGAACTCCACAGACGTCCCGCCCGGCACGGTGCCCCTGGCGCGTCCCATGGACGCCGGCGCCGGCGCCATCGGACCGGAGCTGGACTGGGACGCCGACGCCTGGCGCGAGGTACGCACCCGCGCTCAACGGGCCGGCCGGGCCTACATCTGGCTGAACCTCGTCGAGCAGCGGCTGCGCGCGGTCGTGGCCGCTGTACTGCGTCCCATCTACGAACCCGTCCACGGCGACGACTGGGTGGTCGCGGCGGCCGGACCCGCCGGACAGGAATGGGTGCAGCGCGCCGTCGCCGTACGCGAAGTCAGCCGCCGCAAGGGCTACTTGCTGGACCCGGCCGACGACAACGTCCTCAGCTTCCTGACGCTGCCGCAGCTGCGCGAGCTGATGGTGCAGCACTGGCCGTGCTTCGAGCCCTATCTGGACGAGCGCCGGGACGTCGAACTCGCCCTGGACGAGCTGGAGGTGACCCGCAACGTCGTCTCCCGCAACCGGGCGCTCTCCGAGGCGGTCCTGGGCCAGGCGGAACGCGCCTCGGCGCGGCTGCTGGACGCCCTCGGCGCGGGCGGTGACGTCCCCTCCGCGCGCCGGCTGCCGGTCGACGCGGTCGAGGACCTGGTGGGCGACCGGTACGGCGATGTGGTGGCCGTCCACCCCGACCGGGTGCGGCTGCTGCGGCAGTTCCCGGCCGAGGACATCTTCGGCGGGGCCCGCCGCCTCGACGCGCTCGGCATCGGTCTCAATCTCCTGGTCCAGAACTTCTCCGGGCGGCGCCTGGTGCGCCTCGCCGAGTCCGGCTGCCGGGTGCGGCTGCTGTTCCTCAACCCGGCCTCCAGCGCGGTCAAGCGGCGCGAGCGGGAACTGGGCATCAAGCGCGGGGAACTGAGTCGCTCGGTGGAGATGAACATCCTGCACATGCGCCGGGTCCGCGCCCGGCTGCGCGACCCCGGGGCCTTCGAGATCCAGGTCTACGACGAGACACCGCGCTTCACGGCCTACCTCGTCGACGGCGACGGCTCCGACGGCATCGCGGTCCTCCAGTCCTATCTGCGCCGCACCCGCGGCATGGAGGCGCCGGTGCTGGTGCTGCGCGGCGGGAACCGGGTGGTCAAGTCGGGCGAGATGGACGACAGCGGGCTCTTCCCCACATACCGCGAGGAGTTCGAGGTGGCATGGGCGGATTCGCGGCCGGTGTCCTAA
- a CDS encoding M14 family zinc carboxypeptidase, protein MSLLPELRYPTVTEVVSAARALAAQRPGLCTLRQVGVSRAGRPLHLLSVGRARPAVLVVAGAHANEQTGGPTLLALAERVLYERALRADTSWHFLLCADPDGTSLHVTPAPRNLFDYHLGFFRPAGPEQPEWSPAVLPPDRLPPETRALTRVIDEVRPYLQATLHGTDLGGSWVQLTKDVPGLAEPFTKSAAELNIPVETGASDAAGWPASGPGVHVMPAPGAGAAYPSMPDDARHSTWYHVHRYGGLTAVVEVPMWASDLVDDPVPHPAPAVALRRLADRLVRDALEVERVYTDALPRLDGLDGPLLRAARWALELVPGLAADWTHTAPADNTRAYIGSVDAFGRRLPLRSAAMLLRVLLETEDRAAPRLERLVARWSSSFERRFRARWVPLAHQVEHQSRTVVAAALHARDRAT, encoded by the coding sequence GTGAGTCTCCTGCCGGAGCTGCGCTACCCCACAGTGACCGAAGTCGTCTCGGCGGCCCGGGCGTTGGCGGCACAACGACCGGGCCTGTGCACTCTGCGGCAGGTGGGTGTCTCACGGGCCGGCCGCCCCCTGCACCTGCTGTCCGTGGGCCGTGCCCGGCCCGCCGTGCTGGTGGTCGCGGGGGCCCACGCCAATGAACAGACCGGCGGCCCGACCCTCCTGGCGCTCGCCGAACGCGTCCTGTACGAGCGGGCGTTGCGGGCCGACACCTCCTGGCACTTCCTGCTCTGCGCCGATCCCGACGGGACGAGCCTGCACGTCACGCCGGCGCCGCGGAACCTGTTCGACTACCACCTCGGGTTCTTCCGGCCCGCGGGCCCGGAGCAGCCGGAGTGGTCGCCCGCCGTGCTGCCGCCCGACCGGCTGCCGCCCGAGACGCGAGCCCTCACCCGCGTCATCGACGAGGTGCGCCCCTACCTCCAGGCGACCCTGCACGGCACCGATCTGGGCGGCAGCTGGGTGCAGTTGACGAAGGACGTGCCCGGCCTGGCCGAGCCGTTCACCAAGTCGGCGGCGGAGCTGAACATCCCCGTGGAGACGGGCGCCTCGGACGCGGCGGGCTGGCCCGCGTCCGGGCCCGGGGTGCATGTGATGCCCGCGCCGGGTGCGGGGGCCGCCTACCCGAGCATGCCGGACGACGCACGGCACAGCACCTGGTACCACGTCCACCGCTACGGCGGACTGACGGCGGTCGTGGAGGTGCCGATGTGGGCGAGCGACCTGGTGGACGACCCCGTACCGCATCCGGCGCCGGCCGTGGCGCTGCGGCGGCTCGCGGACCGGCTGGTGCGGGACGCGCTGGAGGTGGAGCGGGTGTACACCGACGCGCTGCCCCGCCTGGACGGCCTCGACGGGCCCCTGTTGCGTGCCGCCCGATGGGCGCTGGAGCTGGTGCCGGGGCTCGCCGCGGACTGGACGCACACGGCGCCGGCGGACAACACGCGCGCGTACATCGGAAGTGTGGACGCCTTTGGGCGCCGGCTGCCGTTGCGGTCCGCGGCGATGCTGCTGCGGGTGCTGCTGGAGACCGAGGACCGTGCGGCGCCGCGTCTGGAGCGGCTCGTGGCGCGGTGGAGCAGTTCCTTCGAGCGGCGCTTCAGGGCCCGGTGGGTGCCCTTGGCGCACCAGGTCGAGCACCAGTCCCGCACGGTCGTGGCGGCGGCACTGCACGCGCGTGACCGGGCGACGTGA